The segment ACCAAAGCACCAGTGGTGCGCCAGGTCCTGCGCGGCATCCGCACGCTGCATCCCACCCCGCCCAGGCAGGCAGCGCCATTGCTGCTGCAACATGTGCAAACGGCCGTGACCTGCTTCGAGGAGGAAGCCCGCCAAGCCCAGGCGAACCACGACATGGCCGGGCTGCGCCGCGCCCGGCGCGACACGGCGCTGCTGCTGTTGGGGTTCTGGCGTGGCTTTCGCGGCGATGAACTGGCGCGCTTGCGGGTCGAGCACATACAGGCCGAAGCGGGCGTGGGCATCACGCTGTTTGTGCCGCGCAGCAAAGGCGACCGCGAGGCACTTGGCGTGCAGCACCGCACCCCGGCCCTGAAGGCCCTATGCCCGGTAACGGCCTACCTGCAATGGCTGCAGGTGGCCGGCATCGCCCACGGTCCGGTGTTCCGCAAGCTCGACCGCTGGGGCAATCTCGGTGACCAGCCGCTCAACAGCAACAGCCTGGTGGGCCTGCTGCGGCGCATGTTGGCCCGCGCCCAGGTGCCAGCTGCGCTGTATACCGGTCACTCCCTGCGTCGCGGCTTCGCCACCTGGGCCAGCGCCAATGGCTGGGAGCTCAAGTCGCTCATGAGCTACGTAGGCTGGAAGGACGCCAAGTCGGCGCTGCGCTACATCGATTCGACGCAGCGTTTCGGCGACCTGGCCGTGTTGCCCAGCACACCCCTGCCGGTGCTGGCACCCTGAGCTGCGCGCTTCATCTGCTCAGACGCGCTTGACCCAGGCCCAGAGCCGACCGATGTCACAGGCGCGGGCTTGCAGCAGGCGGGAGGTGTCGCGGCAGGCCTGTTCCAACGTCATGGGACCGTCCACCAGCGCAAAGGCGGCATCTACCCCATGGGCGTACAGCT is part of the Pseudomonas parafulva genome and harbors:
- a CDS encoding site-specific integrase; the encoded protein is MAPLHPSADARTMTDIERYLRAATRDNTRRSYQAAVDHFETQWGGFLPATAESIARYLADHAQQHAVSTLRQRLAALSQWHISQGFPDPTKAPVVRQVLRGIRTLHPTPPRQAAPLLLQHVQTAVTCFEEEARQAQANHDMAGLRRARRDTALLLLGFWRGFRGDELARLRVEHIQAEAGVGITLFVPRSKGDREALGVQHRTPALKALCPVTAYLQWLQVAGIAHGPVFRKLDRWGNLGDQPLNSNSLVGLLRRMLARAQVPAALYTGHSLRRGFATWASANGWELKSLMSYVGWKDAKSALRYIDSTQRFGDLAVLPSTPLPVLAP